Proteins encoded together in one Cryptococcus tetragattii IND107 chromosome 14, whole genome shotgun sequence window:
- a CDS encoding histone H2A.Z, whose protein sequence is MSSKVGGGKGGKSKTSSETKVLTTRSSKAGLQFPVGRIHRFLRNKNANNVRIGAKAAVYVASIMEYLTAEVLELAGNAAKDLRVKRITPRHLQLAIRGDEELDLLIRATIAGGGVLPHIHKSLVAKNAPLKKPKALNA, encoded by the exons ATGTCTTCTAAAGTTGGTGGCGGTAAAGGTGGAAAATCCAAGACTTCCTCAGAAACTAAGGTTTTGACCACTAGATCATCCAAAGCTGGGCTTCAA TTCCCTGTGGGCCGTATCCACCG ATTCTTGAGGAACAAGAACGCCAACAATGTCCGTATTGGCGCTAAGGCAGCTGTTTATGTGGCATCCATCATGGAGTATCTGACTGCCGAGGTTCTTGAGCTTGCGG GCAACGCTGCCAAAGACCTCCGCGTAAAACGTATCACTCCTCGACACCTGCAACTTGCCATCCGTGGAGACGAAGAGCTTGATCTGCTTATTCGAGCTACCATCGCAGGTGGTGGTGTTCTGCCTCACATTCATAAA TCTCTTGTCGCGAAGAATGCTCCCCTCAAGAAGCCAAAGGCTCTCAACGCTTAG
- a CDS encoding 60S ribosomal protein uL2, with translation MGRVIRAQRKSGGIFKSHTHHNKNPARLRNLDFAEKNGYIRGVVKDIIHDAGRGAPLATVVFRDPYRYKLRKETFLAAEGLSTGSFVYCGKKATLNVGNVLPIGQCPEGTIICNVEEKIGDRGALARTSGNYATIIGHNETGVTRIRLPSGAKKTVSSRCRATVGIIAGGGRIDKPFLKAGRKHHAMRAKRNSWPRTRGVAMNPVDHPHGGGNHQHIGHASTMARDAPAGQKAGLIAARRTGLLRGTQGKNVDSA, from the exons ATGGGTCGAGTCATCCGCGCGCAGCGAAAGTCCGGGGGTATCTTCAAGTCCCACACCCACCACAACAAGAACCCCGCTAGGTTGAGGAACCTCGACTTTGCTGAGAAGAACGGCTACATCCGGGGTGTTGTCAAGGACATCATCCACGACGCTGGGCG AGGTGCTCCCCTTGCTACCGTCGTCTTCCGTGACCCTTACCGATACAAGCTCCGAAAGGAGACTTTCCTCGCTGCTGAGGGTCTCTCCACCGGCTCTTTCGTCTACTGCGGCAAGAAGGCTACCCTCAACGTCGGCAACGTCCTCCCCATCGGCCAGTGCCCCGAAGGTACCATTATCTGCAACgtcgaggagaagattggtGACCGAGGAGCGCTCGCCCGAACCTCTGGTAACTACGCCACCATCATCGGCCACAACGAGACTGGTGTGACCCGAATCAGGTTGCCCTCTGGCGCCAAGAAGACCGTCTCTTCCCGATGCAGGGCTACCGTCGGTATCattgctggtggtggtaggATTGACAAGCCCTTCCTTAAGGCTGGTAGGAAGCACCACGCTATGCGTGCTAAGAGGAACTCTTGGCCCCGAACTCGTGGTGTGGCTATGAACCCCGTTGACCACCCTCACGGTGGTGGTAACCACCAG CACATTGGTCACGCCTCTACCATGGCTCGCGATGCTCCCGCCGGTCAAAAAGCCGGTCTCATTGCCGCCAGGAGGACTGGTCTTCTC AGGGGTACCCAGGGCAAGAACGTCGACTCTGCTTAA
- a CDS encoding mitochondrial import inner membrane translocase subunit TIM54 gives MADLTPGPRKPPPAELTGFRSALAHTGIPHGVLLWKPRLPSRNWLIFWSVSLSLSYAYYYDRSECKRIKQEVVERVEKYGREPMPGGSLGEPRRVVVWAGRWGGDDDADRSGRYFRKYVKPYLVAAGIDYTLPSAPLHGSITRQVHAAILLQRRQALGLAPTAMPLSLPGVLDPAEVKRREVESGVVLVGRASMKEYLEGLRRGWEGGVDEWEWEKEVEKTLEHDGVFDEPKNVADAADAAVDAAAVDSNVETATDAAVPIAAAPAAPRSSFAFLSRPSPPAPATGPGTPTPVTPARLHTPPSRLPPTPPVLLLPFTNHLGFLQLPYMILDFFNERAKVRQGAQSALALIEGPVTDMHSGDAEHWDEKSESWYNKTARQLPDRLHKARTEYYESIKSRIDLARAYENGDREMTDEEKKANKVERIQDIQAERLKKELRWRGSEEGWEIVKPETPATWRDNWEGWLKMYQVPEDAKEGL, from the exons ATGGCTGACCTCACACCTGGTCCCCGCAAACCACCGCCAGCTGAACTCACAGGCTTCCGCTCAGCACTCGCGCACACGGGTATCCCGCACGGCGTGCTTTTGTGGAAACCCCGTCTTCCGTCACGCAACTGGCTCATCTTCTGGTCCGTCTCGCTCTCGCTGTCATACGCCTACTACTACGACCGTTCTGAATGCAAGCGGATCAAGCAAGAGGTGGTCGAGCGTGTGGAGAAGTATGGGCGTGAGCCGATGCCCGGTGGAAGTCTGGGTGAGCCGAGGCGGGTGGTGGTGTGGGCAGGGCGATGGGGCGGGGACGACGATGCTGACCGCTCCGGGAGGTATTTCCGCAAGTATGTCAAG CCATACCTCGTCGCTGCCGGCATCGACTACACGCTGCCCTCTGCGCCTCTGCACGGCTCCATCACCCGCCAGGTGCACGccgccatcctcctccagcgCCGCCAAGCACTCGGTCTCGCGCCGACCGCGATGCCGCTCTCGCTCCCCGGCGTGCTCGACCCTGCTGAAGTGAAGCGGCGCGAGGTCGAGAGCGGCGTGGTGCTCGTCGGGCGGGCGAGTATGAAGGAGTACCTCGAAGGACTGAGGCGGGGCTGGGAAGGCGGCGTGGACgagtgggagtgggagaaggaggtggagaagacgCTGGAGCATGACGGCGTGTTTGACGAGCCCAAGAATGTCGCCGACGCTGCCGACGCTGCCGTCGACGCCGCCGCCGTCGACTCCAACGTCGAGACCGCCACCGACGCTGCTGTCCCCATCGCCGCCGCCCCCGCCGCCCCCAGATCCAGCTttgccttcctctcccGCCCATCTCCCCCGGCCCCTGCCACCGGCCCCGGCACCCCAACCCCCGTCACCCCCGCCCGTCTCCACACGCCGCCCTCCCGCCTCCCCCCGACGCCCcccgtcctcctcttgccGTTCACCAACCACCTCGGTTTCCTCCAGCTGCCCTACATGATCCTCGACTTTTTCAACGAACGCGCCAAGGTGCGACAAGGCGCACAGTCTGCACTCGCCCTCATCGAAGGTCCTGTCACCGACATGCACAGCGGCGACGCCGAGCACTGGGAcgagaagagcgagagcTGGTACAACAAGACCGCCAGACAACTGCCCGACCGACTCCACAAGGCGCGAACAGAGTACTACGAGTCGATCAAGTCGCGTATCGATCTCGCGAGGGCGTACGAGAATGGCGACCGCGAGATGACagacgaagagaaaaaggcgaacaaggtggagaggatcCAGGATATCCAGGCAgagaggctgaagaaggagttgagatggaggggcagcgaagaaggctggGAGATTGTCAAGCCCGAGACACCTGCGACATGGAGAGATAACTGGGAGGGCTGGCTCAAGATGTACCAAGTGCCCGAGGATGCCAAGGAGGGCTTGTAA
- a CDS encoding protein BMH2, giving the protein MSNREDSVYLAKLAEQAERYEEMVENMKSVASSDQELTVEERNLLSVAYKNVIGARRASWRIVSSIEQKEESKGNEAQVAMIKAYREKIEAELAKICEDILEVLDKHLIPSAASGESKVFYHKMMGDYHRYLAEFATGDKRKDSADKSLEAYKAASDVAVTELPPTHPIRLGLALNFSVFYYEILNSPDRACHLAKQAFDDAIAELDTLSEESYKDSTLIMQLLRDNLTLWTSDMNEPEKEEKPEETKQEEVAPAA; this is encoded by the exons ATGTCTAACCGAGAAGACTCTGTCTACCTTGCCAAGCTCGCCGAGCAGGCTGAACGATACGAGG AAATGGTCGAGAATATGAAGTCTGTCGCCTCTTCCGACCAGGAGCTCACTGTCGAGGAGCGTAATCTCCTCTCCGTCGCCTACAAGAACGTTATCGGTGCCCGCCGAGCTTCCTGGCGAATCGTCTCCTCCATCGAACAGAAGGAGGAGTCCAAGGGTAACGAGGCTCAGGTCGCCATGATCAAGGCCTACagggagaagattgaggcTGAGCTTGCCAAGATCTGCGAGGACATTCTTGAGGTTCTCGACAAGCACCTTATCCCTTCTGCCGCTTCTGGCGAGTCCAAGGTCTTCTACCACAAGAT GATGGGAGACTACCACCGATACCTTGCCGAGTTTGCTACCGGTGACAAGCGAAAGGACTCTGCCGACAAGTCTCTTGAGGCTTACAAGGCTGCTTCCGACGTTGCCGTTACCGAGCTCCCGCCTACTCACCCTATCCGACTCGGTTTGGCCCTCAACTTCTCCGTCTTTTA CTATGAGATTCTCAACTCCCCCGACAGGGCTTGCCACCTTGCCAAGCAGGCTTTCGACGACGCTATCGCCGAGCTCGACACCCTTTCTGAGGAATCCTACAA gGACTCTACCCTCATCATGCAGCTTCTTAGGGACAACCTTACTCTCTGGACTTCTGACATGAACGAGCCTG agaaggaagagaagccCGAGGAAACAaagcaggaggaggttgCCCCCGCGGCTTAG